One genomic region from Erythrobacter mangrovi encodes:
- a CDS encoding DUF445 domain-containing protein — protein MRRTATGLIVLMAAVFLVSGRYLGLHPSIGYVHAFAEAAMVGGLADWFAVTALFRRPLGLPIPHTAIIPVNKDRIAETMAGFLRDNFLTPAVVGRRMGAMNLAKALGTYLADPKAVKDSRIRAGAGELAVEVLESLDPDRLGGQVRSGIKTQLEKLDIAPLLGGMLSAMIADGRHKPLIDKIIRWTGLVLEDNEEMVRDIVHRRANAVLRFTGLDERLANSVIDGLYKLLAEVLVDPEHPIRAKIEEGLEEFARGLREDPELQARVEKLKRELLNNPAISDWWQGVWERLRGNLIDSIRSSGGVGGAYIGETLGELGAALRDDERLQAQVNRFARRTAVGIATRYGDQIVRLVSETVRRWDAQTITDRVESAVGRDLQFIRINGTLVGGLVGTTIHALDVYVI, from the coding sequence ATGCGCCGCACCGCGACGGGACTGATCGTCCTGATGGCGGCGGTGTTCCTTGTTTCGGGCCGCTATCTCGGATTGCATCCTTCCATCGGCTACGTCCACGCGTTTGCTGAGGCTGCCATGGTCGGCGGCCTTGCCGACTGGTTTGCAGTGACCGCACTGTTCCGTCGCCCGCTCGGCCTGCCGATCCCGCACACGGCGATCATCCCTGTCAACAAGGATCGGATCGCGGAGACGATGGCGGGGTTCCTGCGCGACAACTTCCTCACTCCGGCGGTGGTTGGTCGGCGCATGGGAGCGATGAACCTCGCCAAGGCGCTCGGCACCTATCTCGCAGACCCGAAGGCCGTGAAGGACTCGCGCATCCGCGCGGGGGCGGGCGAACTCGCGGTCGAGGTCCTCGAATCGCTCGATCCCGACCGCCTTGGCGGGCAGGTCCGCAGTGGCATCAAGACCCAGCTTGAAAAGCTCGACATTGCCCCGTTGCTCGGTGGAATGCTCTCGGCGATGATTGCCGACGGGCGGCACAAGCCGCTGATCGACAAGATCATCCGCTGGACCGGCCTCGTGCTCGAGGACAATGAGGAGATGGTGCGCGATATCGTCCATCGTCGCGCCAATGCCGTTCTGCGTTTCACGGGGCTCGACGAGCGGCTCGCCAATTCGGTGATCGACGGGCTCTACAAGTTGCTCGCCGAAGTGCTGGTCGATCCCGAACATCCCATCCGCGCCAAGATCGAGGAAGGGCTGGAGGAATTCGCACGTGGCTTGCGTGAAGACCCCGAGCTGCAGGCGCGGGTGGAGAAGCTCAAGCGCGAACTCCTCAACAACCCGGCCATCAGCGATTGGTGGCAGGGCGTGTGGGAGCGCCTGCGCGGCAATCTGATCGACAGCATCCGTTCATCGGGTGGTGTCGGCGGGGCCTATATCGGCGAGACGCTGGGCGAGCTGGGAGCCGCACTGCGCGACGACGAGCGCCTGCAGGCACAGGTCAACCGCTTTGCCCGCCGAACCGCTGTAGGTATCGCCACGCGCTACGGCGACCAAATCGTGCGCCTGGTTTCCGAAACCGTGCGCCGTTGGGATGCGCAGACGATTACCGACCGGGTGGAGTCCGCCGTGGGCCGGGACCTCCAGTTCATCCGCATCAACGGTACGCTGGTGGGCGGGCTGGTCGGCACCACCATCCATGCGCTGGATGTCTATGTGATCTGA
- a CDS encoding efflux RND transporter periplasmic adaptor subunit yields the protein MKYESGFEAQRAQVLESVGDDDSIGVGGSATIRRRIIVIALVGLVVALAAFFALSSGGDAVPDESAQLPTVSVVAPGRTTVEGEIVATGAIAARRDMPVGAVGEGGRVIAIPVEAGDWVRQGQVLAVIDRSVQTQQAQSAAAQVQVAQADANLAQANLDRALQLVERGFVSAADIDRLTATRDAADARVRVAQAQLRELQARNARLNIVAPASGLLLERNVEIGQTVSGGAQSLFRIARNGEMEMLARVGEVELANLSAGVTAEVSPIDGGKTFTGKVWQLSPTINTQDRQGTVRIALSYAPELRPGGFATARIRSGTVVAPILPESAVLSDREGAFVLIIDSENKAQRRAVTTGAVTAKGIVITEGLTGSEKVVLRAGGFLTPGETVKAQMTTID from the coding sequence ATGAAGTACGAGTCAGGTTTCGAAGCCCAACGGGCGCAGGTGCTGGAGTCCGTCGGTGACGACGACTCGATCGGAGTGGGTGGTTCTGCCACCATCCGACGCCGGATCATCGTAATTGCCCTGGTTGGCCTCGTAGTTGCCCTCGCGGCTTTCTTCGCGCTGAGTTCCGGCGGCGACGCGGTGCCCGACGAATCTGCTCAACTGCCAACCGTCTCAGTGGTGGCGCCCGGCCGTACGACGGTCGAGGGCGAGATTGTTGCAACCGGTGCGATTGCAGCCCGGCGCGACATGCCGGTCGGTGCGGTCGGCGAGGGTGGCCGGGTCATTGCCATTCCGGTCGAGGCCGGCGACTGGGTCCGCCAGGGCCAGGTGCTCGCGGTCATCGACCGATCAGTCCAGACCCAACAGGCGCAAAGCGCCGCGGCCCAGGTTCAAGTCGCGCAAGCCGATGCCAACCTTGCACAGGCGAACCTAGACCGCGCGCTCCAGCTGGTCGAACGGGGTTTCGTCTCGGCCGCTGACATCGACCGCCTGACCGCGACGCGCGATGCCGCCGATGCCCGCGTACGTGTGGCACAAGCCCAGTTGCGCGAACTCCAGGCCCGCAACGCCCGCCTCAACATCGTCGCGCCCGCTTCGGGACTGCTGCTCGAACGCAACGTCGAGATCGGCCAGACCGTCTCGGGTGGCGCACAGTCCTTGTTCCGCATTGCGCGCAACGGTGAGATGGAGATGCTCGCGCGTGTGGGCGAGGTCGAACTGGCAAACCTTTCGGCTGGCGTAACGGCCGAAGTCAGCCCGATCGACGGAGGCAAGACGTTTACCGGGAAAGTCTGGCAGCTTTCGCCCACGATCAATACCCAGGATCGTCAGGGAACGGTCCGGATTGCGCTCTCCTATGCGCCTGAACTGCGTCCGGGCGGCTTCGCCACGGCACGCATCCGCAGCGGCACGGTGGTGGCTCCGATTCTGCCTGAGAGCGCCGTCCTGTCCGATCGCGAGGGTGCCTTTGTTCTCATCATCGATAGCGAGAACAAGGCGCAGCGCCGCGCCGTCACGACCGGTGCGGTTACCGCCAAGGGCATTGTCATCACCGAGGGCCTTACAGGTTCAGAGAAAGTGGTGCTGCGCGCTGGCGGCTTCCTGACGCCGGGTGAGACCGTCAAGGCCCAAATGACGACCATCGACTGA
- a CDS encoding electron transfer flavoprotein subunit alpha/FixB family protein — MKTLVWVEHDNAHMKDATLAAVTAASKLGEVHLLVAGKGCRGVAEEAAKVAGVSTVHCADDAAYEHGLAENVAPLVASLMASHDAFVSPATTTGKNIAPRVAAQLDVMQISDILSVEGDKTFTRPIYAGNAIATVESSDAQLVITVRGTAFEKAATEGGSATIEDVAATGDVGTSSFISAEIAKSERPELTSAKVIVSGGRALKDSETFQEVIIPLADKLGAGVGASRAAVDAGYVPNDYQVGQTGKIVAPEVYIAIGISGAIQHLAGMKDSKTIIAINKDEDAPIFQVADIGLVGDLFKIVPELTQKL, encoded by the coding sequence ACACGACAACGCCCACATGAAGGACGCCACACTGGCTGCGGTCACCGCCGCCTCGAAGCTTGGCGAAGTGCACCTGCTGGTCGCCGGCAAGGGCTGCCGCGGCGTCGCCGAAGAGGCCGCCAAGGTCGCCGGCGTCAGCACCGTACACTGTGCCGACGATGCGGCCTACGAGCACGGCCTCGCTGAAAACGTCGCGCCGCTGGTGGCCTCGCTGATGGCCAGCCACGACGCCTTCGTCTCGCCCGCCACCACCACCGGCAAGAACATCGCACCGCGCGTCGCCGCGCAGCTCGATGTCATGCAGATTTCGGACATCCTTTCGGTCGAAGGCGACAAGACCTTCACCCGTCCGATCTATGCCGGCAATGCGATTGCCACGGTCGAATCTTCCGATGCGCAACTGGTCATCACGGTGCGCGGCACGGCGTTCGAGAAGGCAGCAACCGAGGGTGGCTCCGCCACCATCGAAGACGTCGCGGCGACCGGCGATGTCGGCACTTCGAGCTTCATCTCGGCCGAGATCGCCAAGAGCGAGCGTCCGGAACTGACCAGCGCCAAGGTAATCGTATCGGGCGGCCGCGCGCTGAAAGATTCGGAGACGTTCCAGGAAGTGATTATCCCGCTCGCCGACAAGCTCGGTGCGGGCGTCGGCGCCAGCCGCGCGGCGGTCGACGCGGGCTACGTCCCGAACGATTACCAGGTCGGCCAGACCGGCAAGATCGTTGCCCCCGAAGTCTACATCGCGATCGGCATCTCGGGTGCGATCCAGCACTTGGCCGGCATGAAAGACTCGAAGACTATCATTGCGATCAACAAGGACGAGGACGCCCCGATCTTCCAGGTCGCGGACATCGGGTTGGTTGGCGATCTCTTCAAGATCGTGCCGGAATTGACGCAAAAGCTCTGA
- a CDS encoding efflux RND transporter permease subunit, with protein sequence MNFRNISAWSIRNPVIPLVAFAALLLAGLISFARMDVVNNPDIEFPAVNVSISQPGAAPTEIENQITQRVEAAVRSINGVNSINSTAREGNSNTFIEFEIGTDPNDAVAEVKNAVDQIRGSLPDGIIEPRVTKEEISGGFLAIYAVEADDMTIEGLSWFIDDTVAKQLLGIEGMAEVNRFGGVDREIEVILDLPKMQALGVTASQINNLLRQSNIDAAGGAAEVGGTRQSVRVLGNSEDAYALSQRQIQLGGGRTVKLAEVAKVRDGYSERTSISKVRDKEVVNFAMSRAKGASDVTVYEEALKKIEQIEAENPGVKFIPLFNTVKYTKQQYESAMAAMIEGAILAVVVVFFFLRDWRATAISAVAIPLSAIPTFWFMDLLGFNLNQLSLLALALVAGVLVDDAIVEIENIVRHMRMGKTAYQASIDAADEIGLPVVATSFCIVAVFFPVGAMPGISGQFFKNFGFTVVVAVLMSLAVARMITPMLAAYFLKAKGVAAHGEGRLMDRYMEILAWSLDRGKMYAAREGIEGPRHRWLYVISLLLVVLGALGLSAVATFAASGIIQGFGIPAMIAGPDASLPAEIVAKIIGVAQLAIALAAGALALFVFFKLLAVISSSLGDHMRQAWRYLFARFLDHRVWMLGVGYFSLLLTILLFGVVPAQFQPVIDDDNSRVEIEMVPGTTLETTERVADEVAAILYEQQEVERALERVREGQATIYITLRPDRERTSIEFERGLAPRFAQIADARVRFASQSGGFGSGRDMTIMLAGSDPELLNQTAATLVEQMKGIDMLVAPRISADINRPELIIEPREDLAAELGVTTVALSQTIRIATMGEIEQNAAKFSLSDRQIPIRVKLPERSRESLETIKNLPVQTANGGSVPLSRVANVSFGSGPTSIQRYNQNRRVLVGADLAQGVVKGEAQAKIDALPILQDLPQGVIRDVVGEDEWQAELMTSLLIAIISGVLLVFAVLVLLYKRLMSPLVNMTSLALAPLGGILLVWLFGQPQSMPVYIGILLLLGIVSKNSILLIDFAIEEMDKGTRKLHAIIDAGHKRAQPIVMTTVAMTAGMVPTALSGILGSGDGAWRAPMGTVVIGGLILSTLLTLLIVPAGFSLADGFEKRAGPWLRNRLLTYKDGDDTRGRVDVPPEAEPAE encoded by the coding sequence ATGAACTTCCGTAATATTTCTGCCTGGTCGATCCGCAACCCGGTCATACCACTGGTAGCCTTCGCTGCGCTTCTGCTTGCAGGGCTGATCAGTTTTGCCCGGATGGATGTGGTCAACAACCCGGACATCGAATTCCCGGCAGTCAACGTATCGATTTCGCAGCCGGGCGCAGCGCCCACCGAGATCGAGAACCAGATCACGCAGCGCGTGGAAGCGGCGGTCCGCTCCATCAATGGCGTGAATTCAATCAACTCGACCGCCAGGGAAGGCAATTCGAACACCTTCATCGAGTTCGAGATCGGGACCGATCCGAACGATGCAGTGGCGGAGGTCAAGAACGCGGTCGATCAGATCCGCGGCTCACTGCCCGACGGGATCATCGAGCCCCGCGTAACCAAGGAGGAAATCTCCGGCGGCTTCCTTGCGATCTACGCAGTTGAAGCCGATGACATGACGATCGAAGGACTGAGCTGGTTTATCGACGACACGGTCGCCAAGCAATTGCTCGGTATCGAGGGGATGGCGGAGGTCAACCGCTTCGGCGGCGTGGACCGAGAAATCGAGGTCATCCTCGATCTGCCCAAGATGCAGGCGCTGGGAGTAACCGCGAGCCAGATCAATAACTTACTGCGGCAGAGCAACATCGATGCCGCCGGCGGTGCGGCCGAAGTCGGCGGAACCAGGCAATCTGTGCGCGTTCTCGGTAACAGCGAAGACGCCTATGCTCTCAGTCAACGGCAGATCCAGCTCGGCGGCGGACGCACGGTCAAGCTCGCCGAGGTCGCAAAGGTCCGCGACGGCTATTCGGAACGTACGTCGATCAGCAAGGTGCGCGACAAGGAAGTCGTCAACTTCGCCATGAGCCGCGCCAAGGGCGCTTCCGACGTCACCGTCTACGAAGAGGCGCTCAAGAAGATCGAGCAGATCGAGGCTGAGAATCCCGGGGTGAAGTTCATTCCGCTGTTCAACACGGTCAAATACACCAAGCAGCAATACGAAAGCGCCATGGCGGCGATGATCGAGGGCGCGATCCTCGCTGTTGTCGTGGTGTTCTTCTTCCTGCGCGACTGGCGCGCGACCGCAATCTCGGCAGTCGCCATCCCGCTTTCGGCCATCCCGACCTTCTGGTTCATGGATTTGCTCGGCTTCAACCTCAACCAGCTGTCGCTGCTGGCGCTCGCGCTGGTCGCGGGCGTGCTAGTCGATGACGCGATCGTGGAGATCGAGAACATCGTGCGCCACATGCGCATGGGCAAGACCGCCTATCAGGCATCCATCGACGCGGCCGACGAGATCGGCCTGCCAGTGGTCGCGACCAGCTTCTGTATCGTCGCCGTGTTCTTCCCGGTTGGCGCAATGCCCGGTATCTCGGGCCAGTTCTTCAAGAACTTCGGGTTCACCGTGGTGGTCGCGGTGCTTATGTCGCTCGCCGTCGCACGTATGATCACGCCGATGCTGGCGGCCTATTTCCTCAAGGCGAAGGGCGTCGCCGCGCACGGCGAAGGCCGCTTGATGGACCGTTATATGGAAATCCTCGCGTGGTCGCTCGACCGCGGAAAGATGTACGCTGCGCGCGAAGGTATTGAGGGGCCACGCCACCGCTGGCTCTATGTCATCTCGTTGCTCCTTGTGGTCTTGGGTGCGCTTGGACTGTCCGCGGTAGCCACATTCGCGGCATCGGGGATCATTCAAGGCTTCGGCATTCCAGCAATGATTGCTGGGCCCGATGCGAGCCTTCCCGCCGAAATTGTCGCCAAGATCATCGGCGTCGCCCAACTGGCGATCGCGCTGGCTGCTGGCGCCTTGGCACTGTTCGTATTCTTCAAGTTACTCGCCGTCATATCAAGCAGCCTTGGCGATCACATGCGCCAGGCGTGGCGGTACCTCTTTGCGCGCTTCCTCGACCACCGTGTGTGGATGCTCGGCGTCGGCTATTTCTCGCTGCTGCTGACGATCCTGCTATTCGGCGTCGTCCCGGCTCAGTTCCAGCCGGTTATCGATGATGACAACAGCCGGGTAGAGATCGAGATGGTGCCCGGCACGACGCTCGAAACGACGGAGCGCGTTGCAGATGAGGTCGCTGCGATCCTCTACGAACAACAGGAAGTCGAACGCGCCCTCGAGCGCGTGCGCGAAGGACAGGCGACGATCTACATTACGCTCCGCCCCGATCGTGAACGGACTTCGATCGAGTTCGAACGTGGCCTGGCTCCGCGCTTTGCCCAGATTGCGGACGCCCGTGTGCGGTTCGCCTCGCAATCGGGCGGCTTCGGTTCGGGTCGAGACATGACGATCATGCTGGCGGGCTCGGATCCCGAATTGCTCAACCAGACGGCGGCAACGCTGGTCGAGCAGATGAAGGGCATCGACATGCTGGTCGCGCCGCGCATCAGCGCTGACATCAACCGGCCTGAATTGATCATCGAACCGCGTGAGGATCTCGCCGCGGAACTCGGCGTCACGACTGTTGCGCTCAGCCAGACGATCCGCATCGCTACCATGGGCGAGATCGAACAGAATGCAGCGAAGTTCTCGCTCTCCGATCGGCAGATCCCGATCCGGGTCAAGCTGCCCGAGCGGTCGCGTGAGAGCCTAGAGACGATCAAGAACCTGCCCGTCCAGACCGCAAACGGAGGTTCGGTGCCGCTGTCGCGCGTCGCGAATGTTTCGTTCGGCTCAGGCCCGACGAGCATCCAGCGCTACAACCAGAACCGCCGAGTGCTGGTGGGCGCGGACCTCGCCCAGGGTGTGGTCAAGGGCGAGGCGCAGGCCAAGATCGACGCGCTGCCGATCCTGCAGGACCTGCCGCAGGGCGTGATCCGCGACGTAGTTGGCGAAGACGAGTGGCAGGCCGAGCTTATGACCAGCCTGCTGATCGCGATCATCTCGGGCGTGCTGCTGGTGTTCGCGGTGCTGGTGCTGCTCTATAAGCGGTTGATGAGCCCGCTGGTCAATATGACCAGCCTGGCCCTGGCGCCGCTGGGTGGCATCCTACTTGTCTGGCTGTTTGGTCAGCCGCAGTCGATGCCGGTCTACATCGGTATCCTGCTGCTGCTGGGCATCGTCTCGAAAAACTCGATCCTGCTGATCGACTTCGCCATCGAAGAGATGGACAAGGGCACGCGCAAACTCCACGCGATCATCGATGCGGGCCACAAGCGCGCGCAGCCGATTGTGATGACCACAGTTGCGATGACCGCCGGCATGGTGCCCACCGCCCTGTCGGGCATCCTCGGCTCGGGTGACGGCGCCTGGCGCGCGCCCATGGGCACCGTAGTGATCGGGGGCCTGATCCTCTCGACACTGCTGACGTTGCTGATTGTGCCTGCAGGCTTCAGTCTCGCCGATGGCTTCGAGAAGCGCGCGGGCCCCTGGCTGCGCAACCGGCTGCTCACCTACAAAGACGGCGATGATACGCGCGGGCGTGTCGACGTGCCGCCGGAGGCCGAGCCGGCCGAGTGA
- the mnmA gene encoding tRNA 2-thiouridine(34) synthase MnmA — MPDSITLSPAAAAGLFDLPRPAGECRIVVAMSGGVDSSVVAALAARSGAEVIGVTLQLYDYGAASGRKGACCAGDDIRDARAVADRLGIAHYVHDHESAFREEVVEAFADAYLAGQTPVPCIRCNMGPKFTDLFAMARELEADCLATGHYVRRVMGAAGPELHRALDPARDQSYFLFATTEEQLAYLRFPLGGMPKSEVRRLAEEAGLRNAAKPDSQDICFVPDGDYAKIVRKLRPEGAREGAIVHAATGEELGKHRGIIHYTVGQRRGLDIGGQPEPLYVVGIDAERGEVRVGPRAMLAVTAARLVETNRIGPLPDAPLAAKVRSLARPVPVVLDGPLGEGRTTLIRFAQPELGVAPGQAAVLYAGERVVGGGWIADTEREIP; from the coding sequence ATGCCCGACAGCATTACTCTTTCTCCGGCTGCCGCCGCTGGCTTGTTCGACCTGCCGAGGCCTGCAGGCGAATGCCGCATCGTCGTCGCCATGTCGGGCGGGGTCGACAGTTCCGTCGTCGCCGCACTGGCGGCGCGGAGTGGTGCGGAAGTAATCGGGGTCACCCTTCAGCTCTATGATTATGGCGCAGCCAGCGGTCGCAAGGGGGCGTGCTGCGCAGGGGACGACATACGCGATGCCCGTGCCGTGGCTGACCGGCTGGGGATCGCACATTACGTGCACGACCATGAAAGTGCCTTTCGCGAGGAGGTGGTCGAAGCTTTCGCCGACGCTTACCTTGCGGGCCAGACGCCGGTGCCCTGCATCCGCTGCAATATGGGGCCCAAGTTTACCGACCTGTTCGCCATGGCCCGCGAACTCGAGGCGGATTGCCTCGCGACTGGACATTACGTGCGGCGCGTAATGGGAGCCGCCGGCCCCGAACTGCACCGCGCACTCGATCCGGCGCGCGACCAGTCCTATTTCCTGTTCGCCACTACCGAAGAGCAGCTCGCCTACCTCCGCTTCCCGCTGGGCGGGATGCCCAAGAGCGAGGTTCGTCGGCTCGCCGAAGAAGCCGGCCTGCGCAATGCGGCAAAGCCGGACAGCCAGGATATCTGCTTCGTTCCCGATGGCGACTATGCAAAGATCGTCCGGAAGCTGCGGCCCGAGGGCGCGCGCGAAGGCGCGATCGTCCATGCAGCAACCGGCGAAGAGCTCGGCAAGCACCGCGGAATCATCCATTATACCGTCGGCCAGCGACGCGGACTCGACATCGGGGGGCAGCCCGAGCCGCTTTATGTTGTGGGCATCGACGCCGAACGCGGCGAAGTACGAGTCGGTCCGCGGGCAATGCTGGCGGTAACGGCCGCTAGACTGGTCGAGACCAATCGGATCGGTCCACTACCTGACGCTCCCTTGGCCGCGAAAGTGCGCAGCCTTGCGCGACCGGTACCGGTGGTGCTCGACGGACCCCTTGGCGAAGGGCGGACGACACTCATCCGCTTCGCGCAGCCCGAGCTGGGTGTCGCCCCGGGCCAGGCGGCGGTGCTCTATGCAGGCGAGCGCGTGGTCGGCGGCGGCTGGATTGCCGATACCGAAAGAGAAATCCCCTAA
- the sciP gene encoding CtrA inhibitor SciP produces MIENQDIRPAQVIGPLGEPLTLDDLPSPKTKRWVVRRKAEVVAAVNGGLLTIDEVLERYSLSLEEFASWQRAVDRSGMQGLRVTRIQHYRDLYERQLKY; encoded by the coding sequence ATGATTGAAAACCAGGATATCCGCCCTGCACAGGTGATCGGCCCCCTTGGGGAGCCGCTGACGCTTGACGACCTGCCTTCGCCCAAAACCAAGCGCTGGGTTGTTCGCCGCAAGGCCGAGGTCGTCGCGGCGGTCAATGGTGGCCTGCTGACGATCGACGAAGTGCTGGAGCGCTATAGCCTCAGCCTCGAGGAATTCGCGTCTTGGCAACGCGCCGTCGACCGGTCAGGCATGCAAGGCCTTCGCGTGACGCGCATCCAGCACTATCGTGACCTCTATGAGCGCCAGTTGAAATACTGA
- a CDS encoding GlsB/YeaQ/YmgE family stress response membrane protein: MEWIVAIIVGGVAGWLASLVMRRDASMGIFMNVVVGIVGALLGNAFIAPLLGFGGSIQSFNAAGFVIAILGAIVLLAIANLIQRGRVR, translated from the coding sequence ATGGAATGGATTGTCGCAATTATTGTCGGCGGCGTCGCTGGCTGGCTGGCGAGTCTGGTCATGCGCCGGGACGCCTCTATGGGAATTTTCATGAACGTCGTGGTCGGCATTGTGGGCGCCTTGCTGGGCAATGCCTTCATCGCCCCGCTCCTCGGCTTTGGCGGCAGCATCCAGAGCTTCAATGCCGCTGGATTCGTGATCGCCATCCTCGGCGCGATTGTCCTTCTGGCAATCGCGAACCTCATCCAGCGCGGGCGGGTGCGCTAG